The following coding sequences lie in one Trypanosoma brucei gambiense DAL972 chromosome 7, complete sequence genomic window:
- a CDS encoding retrotransposon hot spot (RHS) protein, putative,(fragment), with the protein MIQNNGNMGNTQNVFNERFNRAQGEVQEQGGRQMQNPSVTGKRKSREEELYESLYYAKWSYVMSGYNQEPLGMKVFFGRPQHIWTEEEVDITPEHCEVDAELEERPTGLEIFVLTSKMGWPSATFQLGINDESGIMDNNVYIRREMMRVWYIIQQKLNEWWVEKTESTPPTHIVIGIPGTGKSCGVGSFLLHSLLHFHEGMLDVVVYFTDVDAYLIYNKKGNEEGRVVLYKRKDVTNVIKEMRLKKRGHIIFDTDGPDETPPYETQYLGWGITTLNTPDIYYYEDWEKDYLSWNVILNCDYVRDIKAFVAWKKLSLFPNYTTLDENVRAKVKEELEDEWRLVERRVDVVGPLPRYVFSEQSYTNRLQDISDYLRSLENEKKEEYETILEKYFTWKSEKVVHSLVLIVREGSGYGNLESYHCRPLSVAIGNMILCTLFSTVATLMVEKHSESVYGKVGAYSLETRALVSLLFPGVFCVVTKHLNYLRRLGETEDKRSILKDMTPQQFQIFEQKFLPEAGQNAIGNCKYKVLYRSLEESELFVDGFFFVEDCSRRVADMRDGFPQLGVASKTIVLIQITDNYRKEASVSELQEFMTNIARYFSDWDTFSRNMAWEMIYVNAIYGGVIKTRQRCVNNNTADAEQQT; encoded by the coding sequence ATGAttcaaaacaacggcaataTGGGAAATACTCAGAATGTGTTTAACGAACGGTTTAATCGTGCACAAGGTGAAGTGCAGGAACAAGGTGGACGACAGATGCAGAATCCATCGGTAactggaaaaaggaaatctcgtgaagaggagttataTGAGTCTCTGTATTATGCGAagtggagttatgtgatgtcagGTTATAATCAAGAGCCACtcggtatgaaggtattcTTTGGAAGACCACAACACATATGgacggaagaagaagtggaTATAACTCCTGAACATTGTGAAGTTGATGCGGAACTTGAGGAGAGACCCACTGGCCTGGAGATCTTTGTCCTTACATCAAAGATGGGTTGGCCATCAGCTACGTTTCAATTAGGTATCAATGATGAAAGTGGTATAATGGACAATAATGTCTacatccgtcgtgaaatgatgcgtgtgtggtatataatacaacaaaaattaaatgaatggtgggtggaaaagacagagagcacaccaccaacacacattgTCATTGGTATTCCAGGGACTGGAAAATCATGTGgagttggatcatttttacttcattccctacttcacttccatgaaggaatgcttgatgtCGTTGTGTATTTCACGGATGTGGACGCCTACCTTATATACAACAAGAAGGGGaatgaggaagggagggttgTATTGTACAAGAGAAAAGACGTCACTAATGTTATTAAAGAAAtgcgtttaaaaaaaagagggcatattatttttgataCTGATGGACCTGATGAGACTCCGCCTTATGAGACCCAATATCTTGGGTGGGGAATAACTACACTCAACACTCCGGATATATACTATTATGAAGATTGGGAGAAGGACTATTTAAGTTGGAATGTGATTTTAAACTGCGATTACGTACGTGACATTAAGGCGTTTGTGGCCTGGAAGAAATTGTCCCTATTTCCCAACTATACGACTCTCGATGAAAATGTTCGTGCGAAGGTTAAGGAAGAACTAGAGGATGAGTGGAGGTTAGTGGAGAGACGTGTTGACGTTGTGGGGCCGCTGCCTCGTTATGTTTTCAGCGAGCAAAGTTACACCAACCGGCTGCAGGATATCAGTGATTACCTAAGAAGCCTagaaaatgagaagaaagaagagtaTGAAACGATTctggaaaaatattttacgtggaaaagtgaaaaagtgGTTCACAGTTTAGTCTTGATTGTACGGGAGGGGAGCGGATATGGCAACCTCGAATCATACCACTGTAGACCTCTATCAGTTGCCATTGGGAATATGATACTCTGTACGCTGTTTTCAACTGTTGCAACACTGATGGTTGAGAAACATAGTGAAAGCGTATACGGTAAGGTCGGAGCCTACTCGCTTGAAACAAGGGCTTTggtttcacttctctttcctgGAGTCTTTTGTGTGGTCACAAAACATTTGAACTACCTCCGAAGACTCGGAGAGACGGAAGACAAGCGTAGCATCCTGAAAGATATGACCCCACAACAGTTTCAAATTTTTGAACAAAAGTTCTTGCCAGAAGCTGGACAGAATGCAATTGGAAACTGTAAATACAAAGTGCTCTACAGGTCATTGGAGGAGAGTGAGCTTTTTGTGGatggctttttctttgtggaagATTGCTCTAGAAGGGTTGCGGATATGCGGGATGGTTTTCCACAACTGGGAGTTGCCTCAAAGACTATTGTGCTTATTCAAATAACAGATAAttacaggaaagaagcaagtgTTTCAGAGTTACAGGAATTTATGACAAACATTGCAAGGTATTTTTCCGATTGGGATACCTTTTCTCGTAACATGGCATGGGAGATGATATATGTTAATGCTATTTATGGTGGTGTGATTAAGACGCGGCAACGATgtgtgaacaacaacaccgctgATGCTGAGCAACAAACT
- a CDS encoding heat shock protein DNAJ, putative, translated as MFAFSDHMDDVFNAFFSGGDMFSGGGGRGRRRQPKDAVHGLPVTLKDLYNGRSIEIPHTRTTPCVGCDGRGAKSRKNVTCTACRGAGRRMLARQMGMMIQQVTVPCDACGGEGRRMDPRDICPVCDGRRVNQVESSLTVVVKPGMEHREQIVFHGEGSYQPAADAAGDIVIVLEQMKDDRFEREGDDLLYTHTISLAESLCGFQLVLTHLDGRQLVVRRERGEITRPGERKVVLGEGMPIRGRKGKFGDLVIKFAVSFPERIEEAQVEILRQALPAPRSVDLSHCDMAQECYVSRKELDHLRQELENDVEEQETTSVGCTAQ; from the coding sequence ATGTTTGCCTTTTCGGACCATATGGACGATGTGTTCAACGCCTTTTTTTCTGGCGGTGATATGTTTTCCGGAGGTGGCGGTCGCGGTCGCAGGCGGCAACCAAAGGACGCCGTTCACGGTCTTCCCGTCACTCTAAAGGATTTGTACAATGGGAGAAGTATTGAAATTCCCCATACCCGCACAACCCCATGTGTGGGCTGTGATGGCAGAGGAGCGAAGAGCCGCAAAAATGTTACCTGCACGGCGTGTCGTGGGGCCGGCCGGCGTATGTTAGCCCGCCAGATGGGGATGATGATACAACAAGTGACCGTGCCTTGTGATGCATGCGGTGGTGAAGGCAGGAGAATGGATCCTCGTGACATATGTCCTGTATGCGATGGTCGGCGCGTAAACCAAGTGGAGTCCTCTCTGACTGTTGTAGTGAAGCCTGGAATGGAGCATCGGGAGCAGATTGTTTTCCACGGTGAGGGCAGCTATCAGCCTGCTGCTGATGCTGCAGGTGATATTGTAATTGTTCTTGAGCAAATGAAGGATGATCGATTCGAGCGGGAGGGAGACGACCTTCTTTATACGCATACCATTTCACTAGCGGAGTCTCTCTGTGGCTTCCAGCTCGTACTGACACACCTCGATGGTAGGCAACTTGTAGTGCGACGGGAGCGTGGGGAAATAACTAGGCCGGGTGAGAGGAAGGTTGTTTTGGGTGAAGGTATGCCGATACGCGGTCGTAAAGGAAAGTTTGGAGATCTAGTTATTAAATTCGCCGTCAGTTTTCCCGAAAGGATTGAGGAAGCTCAAGTGGAAATATTGCGCCAGGCCCTTCCGGCGCCGAGGAGCGTGGACCTCAGCCACTGCGATATGGCTCAGGAGTGTTATGTGTCTAGAAAGGAACTGGATCATCTTCGCCAGGAATTGGAGAACGATGTGGAAGAGCAGGAGACGACAAGCGTTGGGTGTACTGCGCAGTGA
- a CDS encoding DNA repair protein, putative, whose product MPPLPRGVVKVVGALRGDNIIRIMQRHRYVIEEADDPTYDFLCGGTCVVFVDDAGDLSDAARRTKVSQQLSVLKTHTGASWRCVVLLLRVVSEEVRPDILAWLNLHCSVEQGCGVMLFWTDEECAAYLEGLSDSNVATADYCVGVRRDSTPMQLLIDALTQTPQLMTRNDVVRAVNSFGSVAGLLTATAEQLTELPGFAQKKAGRLHAVLNAPFNTSRCLVADVLQRDQDESNDESSERRPAQETMKQALRCIYDREDEDVQEGGQ is encoded by the coding sequence ATGCCTCCCCTCCCACGGGGCGTGGTGAAAGTTGTCGGCGCACTGCGTGGTGACAACATCATTCGGATCATGCAGCGGCATCGTTACGTTATTGAAGAAGCAGATGACCCCACATATGACTTCCTGTGCGGTGGAACTTGTGTTGTCTTCGTTGATGATGCCGGCGACCTGTCGGATGCGGCGCGAAGGACAAAAGTGTCACAACAACTCAGTGTTCTGAAGACTCATACTGGTGCCTCGTGGCGTTGTGTTGTGCTTCTTCTCCGAGTAGTGTCGGAAGAGGTTCGACCTGATATCCTCGCATGGCTTAACTTGCACTGCAGCGTAGAACAAGGTTGTGGTGTCATGCTTTTTTGGACAGATGAGGAATGTGCTGCCTATTTGGAAGGTTTATCAGATAGTAACGTTGCTACCGCGGATTATTGTGTGGGTGTGCGGAGGGATAGTACCCCGATGCAGCTACTCATTGATGCATTAACGCAAACACCGCAACTAATGACTCGTAATGACGTTGTTCGTGCTGTCAACAGCTTCGGATCAGTTGCAGGACTTCTGACTGCGACGGCAGAGCAACTTACGGAACTGCCGGGTTTCGCGCAAAAGAAAGCGGGAAGACTTCACGCCGTACTTAACGCGCCTTTCAACACCTCTCGCTGCCTAGTAGCTGACGTTCTCCAAAGGGACCAAGACGAAAGCAATGATGAAAGCAGCGAGAGACGACCAGCTCAAGAGACAATGAAGCAGGCACTTCGCTGCATTTATGATcgtgaagatgaagatgtgCAGGAAGGTGGCCAATGA
- a CDS encoding retrotransposon hot spot (RHS) protein, putative, with protein MIQNNGNMRNTQNVFNERFNRAQGEVQERGGRQMQNPSVTGKRKSREEELYESLYYAKWSYVMSGYNQEPLGMKVFFGRPQHIWTEEEVDITPEHCEVDEELEERPTGLEIFVLTSKMGWPSATFQLGINDESGIMDNNVYIRREMMRVWYIIQRKLNAWWVQKTESTPPTHIVIGISGIGKSCGVGSFLLHSLLHFHEGMLDVVVYFTDAKAYLIYNKKGNEEGRVVLYKRKDVTNVIKEMRLKKRGHIIFDTDGPDETPPYETQYLGWGITTLNTPDTYYYEDWEKDYLSWNVILNCDYVRDIKAFVAWKKLSLFPNYTTLDENARAKVKEELEDEWRLVERRVDVVGPLPRYVFSKQSYTNRLQDISDYLRSLENEKKEEYETILEKYFTWKSEKVVHSLVKIVREGGRYDDLESYHCRPLSVAIGNMILCTLFSTVATLMVEKHSESVYGKVGAYSLKTRALVSLLFPRVFCVVTKHLNYLRRLGETEDKRSILKDMTPQQFQIFEQKFLPEAGQNAIGNCKYKVLYRSLEESKLFVDGFFFVEDCSRRVADMRDGFPQLGVASKTIVLIQITDNYRKEASVSELQEFMTNIARYFSDWDTFSRNMAWEMIYVNAIYGGVIKTRQRCVNNNTADAEQQTEETQVFWDGIDQYQITFDNKIQKELIIAYHEERKYRDAPAFTRK; from the coding sequence ATGAttcaaaacaacggcaataTGAGAAATACTCAGAATGTGTTTAACGAACGGTTTAATCGTGCACAAGGTGAAGTGCAGGAACGAGGTGGACGACAGATGCAGAATCCATCGGTAactggaaaaaggaaatctcgtgaagaggagttataTGAGTCTCTGTATTATGCGAagtggagttatgtgatgtcagGTTATAATCAAGAGCCACtcggtatgaaggtattcTTTGGAAGACCACAACACATATGgacggaagaagaagtggaTATAACTCCTGAACATTGTGAAGTTGATGAGGAACTTGAGGAGAGACCCACTGGCCTGGAGATCTTTGTCCTTACATCAAAGATGGGTTGGCCATCAGCTACGTTTCAATTAGGTATCAATGATGAAAGTGGTATAATGGACAATAATGTCTacatccgtcgtgaaatgATGCGTGTGTGGTATATAATACAACGAAAATTAAATGCATGGTGGGTGCAAAAGACAGAGagcacaccaccaacacacattgTCATTGGTATATCTGGTATTGGAAAATCATGTGgagttggatcatttttacttcattccctacttcacttccatgaaggaatgcttgatgtCGTTGTGTATTTCACGGATGCCAAAGCTTACCTTATATACAACAAGAAGGGGaatgaggaagggagggttgTATTGTACAAGAGAAAAGACGTCACTAATGTTATTAAAGAAATGCgtttgaaaaaaagagggcatattatttttgataCTGATGGACCTGATGAGACTCCGCCTTATGAGACCCAATATCTTGGGTGGGGAATAACTACACTCAACACTCCGGATACATACTATTATGAAGATTGGGAGAAGGACTATTTAAGTTGGAATGTGATTTTAAACTGCGATTACGTACGTGACATTAAGGCGTTTGTGGCCTGGAAGAAATTGTCCCTATTTCCCAACTATACGACTCTCGATGAAAATGCTCGTGCGAAGGTTAAGGAAGAACTAGAGGATGAGTGGAGGTTAGTGGAGAGACGTGTTGACGTTGTGGGGCCGCTGCCTCGTTATGTTTTCAGCAAGCAAAGTTACACCAACCGGCTGCAGGATATCAGTGATTACCTAAGAAGCCTagaaaatgagaagaaagaagagtaTGAAACGATTctggaaaaatattttacgtggaaaagtgaaaaagtgGTTCACAGTTTAGTGAAGATTGTACGGGAGGGGGGCAGATATGACGACCTCGAATCATACCACTGTAGACCTCTATCAGTTGCCATTGGGAATATGATACTCTGTACGCTGTTTTCAACTGTTGCAACACTGATGGTTGAGAAACATAGTGAAAGCGTATACGGTAAGGTCGGAGCCTACTCGCTTAAAACAAGGGCTTTggtttcacttctctttcctagAGTCTTTTGTGTGGTCACAAAACATTTGAACTACCTCCGAAGACTCGGAGAGACGGAAGACAAGCGTAGCATCCTGAAAGATATGACCCCACAACAGTTTCAAATTTTTGAACAAAAGTTCTTGCCAGAAGCTGGACAGAATGCAATTGGAAACTGTAAATACAAAGTGCTCTACAGGTCATTGGAAGAGAGTAAGCTTTTTGTGGatggctttttctttgtggaagATTGCTCTAGAAGGGTTGCGGATATGCGGGATGGTTTTCCACAACTGGGAGTTGCCTCAAAGACTATTGTGCTTATTCAAATAACAGATAAttacaggaaagaagcaagtgTTTCAGAGTTACAGGAATTTATGACAAACATTGCAAGGTATTTTTCCGATTGGGATACCTTTTCTCGTAACATGGCATGGGAGATGATATATGTTAATGCTATTTATGGTGGTGTGATTAAGACGCGGCAACGATgtgtgaacaacaacaccgctgATGCTGAGCAACAAACTGAGGAAACACAAGTATTTTGGGATGGTATTGACCAGTATCAAATAACATTTGATAACAAGATACAGAAAGAGCTTATAATAGCGTATcatgaagagagaaaatatcgAGATGCACCAGCATTCACACGGAAATGA
- a CDS encoding retrotransposon hot spot (RHS) protein, putative, with protein MIQNNGNMGNTQNVFNERFNRAQGEVQEQGGRQMQNPSVTGKRKSREEELYESLYYAKWSYVMSGYNQEPLGMKVFFGRPQHIWTEEEVDITPEHCEVDAELEERPTGLEIFVLTSMMGWPSDRFQGGLISLYQRIGILDNNVYIRREMMRVWYIIQQKLNAWWVQKTERPPTHIVIGISGIGKSCGVGSFLLHSLLHFHEGMLDVVVYFTDAKAYLIYNKKGNEEGRVVLYKRKDVTNVIEEMRLKKRGHIIFDINSPKETLPYEIPRNVWGVTVLAPPDGVRYKYWMKNLEQTRIILNCDDVRDIKAFVAWKKLSLFPNYTTLDENARAKVKEELEDEWRLVERRVDVVGPLPRYVFGNRGNCRELEVIRYLSRLSCNRRDGYDMMMGKYFEWKGNDFTQPLIKIVRERSRYGNLESYHCRPLSVAIGNMILCTLFATVAKSMSSLEFMMGYGKVGAYSLKTRALVSLLFPRVFCVVTKHLNYLRRLGETEDKRSILKDMTPQQFQLVEQKFLPEAGQNAIGNCEYKVLYRSFEESKPLVGGFFFVEDCSRRVADMRDGFPQLGVASKTIVLIQITDNYRKEASVSELQEFMTNIARYFSDWDTFSRNMAWEMIYVNAIYGGVIKTRQRCVNNNTADAEQQTEETQVFWDGIDQYQITFDKKIQKELIIAYHEERKYRDAPAFTRK; from the coding sequence ATGAttcaaaacaacggcaataTGGGAAATACTCAGAATGTGTTTAACGAACGGTTTAATCGTGCACAAGGTGAAGTGCAGGAACAAGGTGGACGACAGATGCAGAATCCATCGGTAactggaaaaaggaaatctcgtgaagaggagttataTGAGTCTCTGTATTATGCGAagtggagttatgtgatgtcagGTTATAATCAAGAGCCACtcggtatgaaggtattcTTTGGAAGACCACAACACATATGgacggaagaagaagttgATATAACTCCTGAACATTGTGAAGTTGATGCGGAACTTGAGGAGAGACCCACTGGCCTGGAGATCTTTGTCCTTACATCAATGATGGGTTGGCCCTCAGATAGATTTCAAGGTGGTCTAATTAGTTTATATCAGAGAATTGGGATATTGGACAATAATGTCTacatccgtcgtgaaatgatgcgtgtgtggtatataatacaacaaaaattaaatgcATGGTGGGTGCAAAAGACAGAGAGaccaccaacacacattgTCATTGGTATATCTGGTATTGGAAAATCATGTGgagttggatcatttttacttcattccctacttcacttccatgaaggaatgcttgatgtCGTTGTGTATTTCACGGATGCCAAAGCTTACCTTATATACAACAAGAAGGGGaatgaggaagggagggttgTATTGTACAAGAGAAAAGACGTCACTAATGTTATTGAAGAAAtgcgtttaaaaaaaagagggcatattatttttgatattaaTAGTCCTAAGGAGACTCTGCCTTATGAGATCCCAAGAAATGTTTGGGGTGTGACTGTCCTCGCACCCCCAGATGGAGTTCGCTACAAGTACTGGATGAAGAACCTGGAACAAACAAGGATAATTTTAAACTGCGATGACGTACGTGACATTAAGGCGTTTGTAGCTTGGAAGAAACTGTCCCTATTTCCCAACTATACGACTCTCGATGAAAATGCTCGTGCGAAGGTTAAGGAAGAGCTAGAGGATGAGTGGAGGTTGGTGGAGAGACGTGTTGACGTAGTGGGGCCGCTGCCTCGTTATGTTTTCGGTAATCGAGGTAACTGTCGTGAGTTGGAGGTAATAAGGTATCTAAGCCGTCTCAGTTGTAATAGACGAGATGGCTATGATATGATGAtgggaaaatattttgaaTGGAAAGGTAATGATTTCACACAACCGTTAATAAAGATTGTACGGGAGAGGAGCAGATATGGCAACCTCGAATCATACCACTGTAGACCTCTATCAGTTGCCATTGGGAATATGATACTCTGTACGCTGTTTGCAACTGTTGCGAAAAGTATGTCATCCCTTGAATTCATGATGGGATACGGTAAGGTCGGAGCCTACTCGCTTAAAACAAGGGCTTTggtttcacttctctttcctagAGTCTTTTGTGTGGTCACAAAACATTTGAACTACCTCCGAAGACTCGGAGAGACGGAAGACAAGCGTAGCATCCTGAAAGATATGACCCCACAACAGTTTCAACTTGTTGAACAAAAGTTCTTACCAGAAGCTGGACAGAATGCAATTGGAAACTGTGAATACAAGGTGCTCTACAGGTCATTTGAAGAGAGTAAGCCCCTTGTTGGtggctttttctttgtggaagATTGCTCTAGAAGGGTTGCGGATATGCGGGATGGTTTTCCACAACTGGGAGTTGCCTCAAAGACTATTGTGCTTATTCAAATAACAGATAAttacaggaaagaagcaagtgTTTCAGAGTTACAGGAATTTATGACAAACATTGCAAGGTATTTTTCCGATTGGGATACCTTTTCTCGTAACATGGCATGGGAGATGATATATGTTAATGCTATTTATGGTGGTGTGATTAAGACGCGGCAACGATgtgtgaacaacaacaccgctgATGCTGAGCAACAAACTGAGGAAACACAAGTATTTTGGGATGGTATTGACCAGTATCAAATAACATTTGATAAAAAGATACAGAAAGAGCTTATAATAGCGTATcatgaagagagaaaatatcgAGATGCACCAGCATTCACACGGAAATGA